One window from the genome of Nicotiana sylvestris chromosome 9, ASM39365v2, whole genome shotgun sequence encodes:
- the LOC138877222 gene encoding uncharacterized protein, protein MGITTSSGVSFAAFQLRGAAYDWWHTFELDSPDKAASLTWTQFSDIFQREFVPQSLRDTWRAEFEHLRQGPMTLFEYAIRYTRLARHAPALVATVRERVHRFVEGLIHSIRSGMARELEMDIPYQQVVSIARRIDGMHAREREEREAKRSRESGHFSGTRTSGAGRHGRGYTGFPVHSALPSPSSTPAPPKSQEPYYAPPVSSAPPARGTSKGQSSRGGPSQSQLPRPPIACYECGDTRHIVRDCPRLGRSAPPQQSQQQRTQRDSQAIVPAPAATQPAQPVRGKDRGDRGRPWGGGIFYAIPDRAEAVASDSVITGIILVSHREASVLFDPGSTYSYVSSYFAPHLSTAQETLSSPIYVSTPVGDSLVVDHVYR, encoded by the coding sequence ATGGGTATTACTAcctcgagcggggtttctttcgcAGCTTTCCAGCTTCGGGGAGCCGCCTATGACTGGTGGCACACCtttgagttagacagtccggacaAGGCTGCctccctgacttggactcagttttcagatatctTTCAGAGGGAGTTTGTTCCCCAGAGCCTCCGAGATACATGGCGCgcggagtttgagcatttgcgccagggccCTATGACTCTCTTTGAGTATGCCATCCGCTATACTAGGTTGGCCAGGCATGCGCCTGCTTTGGTGGCTactgttcgtgagagggttcACAGGTTTGTCGAGGGCCTTATTCATTCCATTAGGTCTGGCATGGCGcgagagttggagatggatatacCCTATCAGCAAGTAGTAAGCATAGCTAGGAGGATAGATGGCATGCATGCCAGAGagcgagaggagagagaggccaaaaggtctcgagagtcgggtcaTTTCTCTGGTACCCGTACTTCAGGAGCAGGACGCCATGGTAGGGGCTATACGGGTTTCCCAGTTCACTCAGCTCTTCCTTCACCCAGCAGTACTCCAGCTCCTCCCAaatctcaggagccttattatgcacctccggtttctagtgcgcctcctgcgcggggtacCTCCAAAGGTCAGTCTAGCAGGGGTGGGCCCAGTCAATCACAGCTACCGCGCCCTCCTATAGCCTGTTATGAGTGCGGGGATACCCGCCATatagtgagggattgccctaggcttgggaggagtgcacctccacagcaGTCTCAGCAGCAGCGTACCCAGCGGGATTCTCAGGCCATTGTTCCAGCTCCAGCTGCCACCCAACCTGCCCAGCCAGTCAGGGGCAAAGATCGGGGAGATAGAGGTCGCCCTTGGGGGGGGGGCATATTTTATGCCATTCCTGATCGTGCCGAGGCTGTCGCCTCCGAttctgttatcacaggtattatattggttagTCACAGAGaggcatcagttctattcgatccaggctctacttattcttatgtgtcatcttattttgctccgcatttgagTACAGCCCAAGAGACTTTGAGCtctcctatttatgtttctactcccgtGGGAGATTCCCTTGTTGTGGACCACGTATATCGGTGA
- the LOC138877132 gene encoding premnaspirodiene oxygenase-like: protein MKDIFGAGVDTSSTTINWAMVEMMKNPSVFSKAQAEVRKILRGKETFGEIDVEEFKYLKMVIKETFRLHPPLPLLLPRECKEETDLNGYIIPLKTKVVVNVWAMGRDPKYCDDVESFKPERFEHNSMDYIGNSYEYIPFGIGRRICPGISFGLANVYFPLAQLLYHFDWKLPTGINPSELDLIEAAGAACARKNDLHLIATPYQHCQE from the coding sequence ATGAAGGACATCTTTGGTGCGGGAGTAGATACTTCATCAACAACAATTAATTGGGCCATGGTCGAAATGATGAAGAATCCAAGTGTTTTTTCCAAAGCTCAAGCAGAGGTAAGAAAAATCTTGAGAGGGAAAGAAACTTTTGGTGAAATTGATGTCGAGGAGTTCAAATACCTAAAGATGGTCATTAAAGAAACTTTTAGACTCCATCCTCCACTACCTCTTTTGCTTCCAAGAGAATGTAAAGAAGAAACAGACTTAAACGGCTACATTATTCCATTGAAAACAAAAGTCGTGGTTAATGTTTGGGCAATGGGAAGAGATCCAAAATATTGTGATGACGTAGAAAGCTTTAAACCTGAGAGATTTGAACACAACTCTATGGATTATATTGGTAATAGTTATGAATATATTCCCTTTGGTATCGGAAGGAGAATTTGCCCTGGAATATCATTTGGTTTAGCAAATGTTTATTTTCCACTGGCTCAACTGTTGTATCACTTTGACTGGAAACTCCCTACTGGAATCAATCCAAGTGAACTAGACTTGATTGAGGCGGCTGGAGCAGCATGTGCTAGAAAGAATGACCTACACTTGATCGCTACTCCTTATCAACATTGTCAAGAGTGA
- the LOC138877223 gene encoding uncharacterized protein, whose amino-acid sequence MRDHIIREDYELWDIVTDGPLAITKKNAGGVDVSKTRADCIAEDLKKWENNDKAKKWLVCGLGPYEYSKIQRCTTSKEIWDTLQAAHEGTPQAKRSRVTLLYFQYENFTMKKEDQVEKIVSRVLPVTWESKITAIQESKNIATLKLDELIGNLTAYGLRRQPMKIDAPKKERNMALRIAGGANLEDDEMAMITGDFKKYLIRGKDSSRGATFNKPRALEKQTSEGCRKCGKTNHMIKNCPQWEIEWKKERVQVKGSSQIWYMDSGCSKHMTGSMNQFLSFEDLN is encoded by the exons ATGAGAGACCACATCATaagagaagactatgaactttgGGACATTGTTACTGATGGTCCATTGGCTATCACAAAGAAGAATGCTGGAGGAGTGGACGTGTCAAAGACGAGAGCTGACTGTAttgctgaagatttgaagaaatgggaaaataatgacaaggccaagaaatggcttgtgtgtggactaggtccataCGAGTATAGCAAAATTCAAAGATGTACTACTTCTAAGGAGATCTGGGACACTCTACAAGCggcccatgaaggaactcctcaagcaAAGAGATCAAGAGTAACACTACTGTATtttcaatatgagaatttcaccatgaagaaag aagaccaGGTTGAGAAAATCGTGTCAAGGGTCTTGccagtaacttgggaaagcaaaatcactgctattcaggaatcaaaaaatattgctactctcaagttggatgagctgattggaaatctcactgcctatggaCTGAGAAGGCAACCCATGAAGAtagatgcacccaagaaggaaagaaatATGGCTCTTAGAATAGCTGGAGGTGCAAActtagaggatgatgaaatggctatgatcacaggggatttcaagaagtacctaattaGAGGAAAGGATTCTTCAAGAGgtgcaaccttcaacaaaccaagggcccTTGAAAAACAGACCAGCGAAGGCTGccgcaaatgtggtaagactaaccacatgatcaagaattgtcctcagtgggaaattgaatggaagaaagaaagg GttcaagtgaagggaagtagccaaatatggtacatggatagtggctgctcaaagcatatgactggaagtatGAACCAGTTCCTTTCTTTTGAGGACCTAAActga